The Equus asinus isolate D_3611 breed Donkey chromosome 22, EquAss-T2T_v2, whole genome shotgun sequence genome has a segment encoding these proteins:
- the TMEM106C gene encoding transmembrane protein 106C, with protein sequence MGSQHSASARPSSCRRKKDDREDFLAEREQEEAIAQFPYVEFTGRDSITCLTCQGTGYIPTEQVNELVALIPHSDQRLRPQRTKQYVLLSVLLCLLASGLVVFFLFPHSVLVDDDGIKVVKVTFNKQDSLVILAITATLKIRNSNFYSVAVTSLSTQVQYMNTVVGSYVTANVSLIPPRSEHLVNFTVKAEMGGPYSYVYFFCTLPDILIHNIVIFMRTSVKISYIGHVTQSSLETHHYVDCGANSTAV encoded by the exons ATGGGGTCCCAGCATTCCGCCTCTGCTCGCCCCTCTTCCTGCAGGCGAAAGAAAGATGACAGGGAGGATTTTCTGGCTGAACGGGAGCAGGAAGAAGCCATCGCTCAGTTTCCGTATGTGGAGTTCACTGGTCGAGATAGCATCACCTGTCTCACGTGCCAAGGGACCGGCTACATTCCAACAG AGCAAGTAAATGAATTGGTGGCTTTGATCCCACACAGTGATCAGAGGTTGCGCCCTCAGAGAAC TAAGCAATATGTACTCCTGTCTGTCCTGCTGTGTCTCCTGGCATCTGGGTTGgtggttttcttcctctttccacaTTCAGTCCTTGTGGATGACGACGGCATCAAAGTGGTGAAAGTCACGTTTAATAAGCAGGACTCCCTGGTGATCCTCGCCATCACG GCCACCCTGAAAATCAGGAACTCCAACTTCTACTCTGTGGCCGTGACCAGCCTGTCCACCCAGGTTCAGTACATGAACACCGTGGTTGGGTCATACGTGACAGCAAATGTCTCCCTTATTCCACCTCGGAGCGAGCACCTG GTGAATTTTACCGTGAAGGCTGAGATGGGAGGACCGTATTCCTATGTGTA CTTCTTCTGCACATTGCCAGATATCCTGATTCACAACATAGTGATCTTCATGCG AACTTCAGTGAAGATTTCATACATTGGCCATGTGacccagagctccttggagaccCATCACTATGTGGATTGTGGAGCAAATTCTACAGCtgtttag